A single Gambusia affinis linkage group LG22, SWU_Gaff_1.0, whole genome shotgun sequence DNA region contains:
- the dpf3 gene encoding zinc finger protein DPF3 isoform X2, translating into MATVIHNPLKSLGDQFYKEAIEHCRSYNARLCAERSVRMPFLDSQTGVAQNNCYIWMEKRHRRPGQAAGQMYTYPARCWRKKRRLHPPLDPQLRLCELRLEADLAPKREGPPGEATALEALLRGDNALEKKNNVSKDEETLLEIQRVLEAEENGDSFHEDEEFEADTPKKKNRNRGKSRGSTRRRTESVNAEDLDKPYICDICGKRYKNRPGLSYHYTHTHLAEEEGEEEKDADTAPPSPHSSDNHKPQKGSDGSIIPNDYCDFCLGDQDANRKTGQAEELVSCSDCGRSGHPTCLQFTENMMQAVRTYQWQCIECKSCSLCGTSENDDQLLFCDDCDRGYHMYCLKPPMTQPPEGSWSCHLCLDLLKDKASANIEA; encoded by the exons TCGCAGCTACAACGCCCGCCTCTGTGCTGAGCGCAGCGTGCGAATGCCCTTCTTGGACTCGCAAACTGGCGTGGCACAGAACAACTGCTACATCTGGATGGAAAAGCGCCACCGCCGACCAG GGCAGGCGGCGGGGCAGATGTATACGTACCCCGCTCGTTGCTGGAGGAAAAAGAGGCGACTCCACCCACCCCTGGATCCCCAGCTCCGCCTGTGTGAGCTCCGGCTAG AAGCTGATCTGGCGCCCAAACGCGAGGGGCCTCCGGGGGAGGCCACCGCCTTGGAGGCACTGTTGAGGGGCGACAAcgctttggagaaaaaaaacaacgtcAGTAAAGACGAGGAGACGCTTCTGGAAATACAG agaGTTCTGGAGGCAGAGGAAAATGGGGACAGTTTCCACGAAGATGAAGAGTTTGAAGCAGATacgccaaaaaaaaagaacaggaatAGAGGCAAA AGCAGAGGATCAACTCGTAGAAGGACAGAATCTGTTAATGCAGAAGACCTGGATAAACCTTACATCTGTGACA TCTGTGGGAAGCGCTACAAGAACCGTCCGGGCCTGAGCTACCACTACACCCACACTCACCTGGCCGAGGAGGAAGGCGAAGAGGAGAAGGACGCAGACACGGCTCCGCCGTCGCCTCACAGTTCGGACAACCACAAAC CTCAGAAGGGCTCCGATGGAAGCATCATTCCCAACGACTACTGTGACTTCTGCTTGGGAGACCAGGACGCCAACAGGAAAACGGGGCAGGCAGAGGAGCTGGTGTCCTGCTCCGACTGCGGTCGCTCTG gtcaCCCCACATGTCTGCAGTTCACAGAGAACATGATGCAGGCGGTCAGGACGTATCAGTGGCAGTGCATCGAGTGCAAGTCCTGCAGTCTGTGCGGAACCTCAGAGAACGAT GACCAGTTGCTGTTCTGCGATGACTGCGATCGGGGATATCACATGTACTGCCTGAAGCCTCCGATGACCCAACCTCCTGAAG GGAGCTGGAGCTGTCACCTTTGTCTGGACCTGTTAAAAGACAAGGCCTCGGCTAACATAGAAGCATAA
- the dpf3 gene encoding zinc finger protein DPF3 isoform X1 yields the protein MATVIHNPLKSLGDQFYKEAIEHCRSYNARLCAERSVRMPFLDSQTGVAQNNCYIWMEKRHRRPGQAAGQMYTYPARCWRKKRRLHPPLDPQLRLCELRLEADLAPKREGPPGEATALEALLRGDNALEKKNNVSKDEETLLEIQRVLEAEENGDSFHEDEEFEADTPKKKNRNRGKSRGSTRRRTESVNAEDLDKPYICDNRYKQKHNSKKAEEVCGKRYKNRPGLSYHYTHTHLAEEEGEEEKDADTAPPSPHSSDNHKPQKGSDGSIIPNDYCDFCLGDQDANRKTGQAEELVSCSDCGRSGHPTCLQFTENMMQAVRTYQWQCIECKSCSLCGTSENDDQLLFCDDCDRGYHMYCLKPPMTQPPEGSWSCHLCLDLLKDKASANIEA from the exons TCGCAGCTACAACGCCCGCCTCTGTGCTGAGCGCAGCGTGCGAATGCCCTTCTTGGACTCGCAAACTGGCGTGGCACAGAACAACTGCTACATCTGGATGGAAAAGCGCCACCGCCGACCAG GGCAGGCGGCGGGGCAGATGTATACGTACCCCGCTCGTTGCTGGAGGAAAAAGAGGCGACTCCACCCACCCCTGGATCCCCAGCTCCGCCTGTGTGAGCTCCGGCTAG AAGCTGATCTGGCGCCCAAACGCGAGGGGCCTCCGGGGGAGGCCACCGCCTTGGAGGCACTGTTGAGGGGCGACAAcgctttggagaaaaaaaacaacgtcAGTAAAGACGAGGAGACGCTTCTGGAAATACAG agaGTTCTGGAGGCAGAGGAAAATGGGGACAGTTTCCACGAAGATGAAGAGTTTGAAGCAGATacgccaaaaaaaaagaacaggaatAGAGGCAAA AGCAGAGGATCAACTCGTAGAAGGACAGAATCTGTTAATGCAGAAGACCTGGATAAACCTTACATCTGTGACA ATAGGTACAAACAAAAGCATAACTCAAAAAAGGCTGAAGAAG TCTGTGGGAAGCGCTACAAGAACCGTCCGGGCCTGAGCTACCACTACACCCACACTCACCTGGCCGAGGAGGAAGGCGAAGAGGAGAAGGACGCAGACACGGCTCCGCCGTCGCCTCACAGTTCGGACAACCACAAAC CTCAGAAGGGCTCCGATGGAAGCATCATTCCCAACGACTACTGTGACTTCTGCTTGGGAGACCAGGACGCCAACAGGAAAACGGGGCAGGCAGAGGAGCTGGTGTCCTGCTCCGACTGCGGTCGCTCTG gtcaCCCCACATGTCTGCAGTTCACAGAGAACATGATGCAGGCGGTCAGGACGTATCAGTGGCAGTGCATCGAGTGCAAGTCCTGCAGTCTGTGCGGAACCTCAGAGAACGAT GACCAGTTGCTGTTCTGCGATGACTGCGATCGGGGATATCACATGTACTGCCTGAAGCCTCCGATGACCCAACCTCCTGAAG GGAGCTGGAGCTGTCACCTTTGTCTGGACCTGTTAAAAGACAAGGCCTCGGCTAACATAGAAGCATAA
- the LOC122824933 gene encoding protein LEG1 homolog, protein MLHLAALGLLLASAVTLSSSAVVLENGLPNLWSQTASQVTELPIQDGILTPNPWNYLNRQSLYRLMIAGTDPYLTYMGTTQTENPFWGLALQLGWMQTSGRLADPSGSTTCGLQTGDAMCISPESFWGCMNYFTSALPFLSAAQQGFLGENIQIKLQGVAGVEGFCTTYTECSASYSDAMTKWDAFFQALKPTSESTLPDNEKKDSILGLYWTAQMATTYVSSTCSVKKSHYSAEEQSFADSWLDSAEYVAAAHFHSNLEKSVLFLNPLPSRILRAGDASPNIADLTEEENYSLTIFSWMKNINTVLGGSMVRMWKGAMCSVTTREKGKELLEQLLTNPSFPTATFLSFITEMTTSC, encoded by the exons ATGTTGCATTTGGCGGCCCTTGGGCTCCTCCTCGCTTCAGCGGTGACTTTAAGCAGCTCTGCTGTTGTTCTGGAAAATGGCCTGCCGAACCTTTGGTCACAAACCGCCAGCCAAGTGACTGAACTACCTATTCAAGATGGGATTCTGACTCCCAATCCTTGGAATTACCTAAACCGCCAGAGTTTATATCGTCTTATGATTGCAGGTACAGACCCTTACCTGACCTACATGGGGACAACCCAGACTGAGAATCCCTTTTGGGGGCTGGCACTGCAGCTTGGATGGATGCAAACCTCAG GTCGCCTTGCCGACCCTTCCGGTTCAACAACCTGTGGTCTACAAACAGGAGACGCCATGTGTATTTCACCCGAGAGTTTTTGGGGCT gtatGAACTACTTCACCTCAGCGTTGCCTTTCCTGTCTGCTGCACAACAGGGTTTTCTGGGagaaaacattcag ATCAAGCTGCAGGGGGTTGCAGGTGTAGAGGGCTTTTGTACTACCTACACTGAATGTTCAGCTAGCTACTCTGATGCCATGACCAAGTGGGATGCTTTTTTCCAG GCTCTTAAGCCAACGTCTGAGTCTACTCTACCTGACAACGAGAAGAAAGACTCCATCCTTGGTCTCTACTGGACAGCTCAAATGGCTACCACTTACGTCTCTTCAACATGCAGTGTCAa GAAGAGCCACTACTCCGCTGAGGAGCAGTCATTTGCAGACAGCTGGCTGGACTCTGCAGAGTATGTTGCGGCAGCTCATTTCCACTCCAACCTGGAAAAGTCTGTGCTGTTCCTGAATCCTCTGCCAAGCCGAATTTTACGA GCGGGGGATGCATCTCCAAACATTGCTGATCTGACTGAAGAGGAGAACTACTCACTGACCATTTTCTCCTGGATGAAAAACATCAATACCGTTCTTG GTGGATCAATGGTTCGCATGTGGAAAGGGGCGATGTGTTCGGTGACTACTAGAGAGAAAGGCAAAGAGCTGTTGGAGCAACTTCTAACAAATCCCAGCTTCCCCACAGCCACTTTCTTGTCCTTCATCACAGAGATGACTACCTCCTGCTGA